Genomic window (Klebsiella quasivariicola):
GTGAATCAAAAGAATCCATACCTACAGCTTTCTGACATTGAGTCAGTAGAAGGTCTTTCGCCGGAGTTCATCTCCTGGCTAGAAAGCCAATCCCCTAAAGAATCACCCCAGCAGCTGCCTTTAAATGAAGGTGCTGAACCAGCGCGCAAAACCCGCCGTCGTCGCGGTACGCACTCAACGGCGTGTCTCTGCCCGGAACCCAGCTGGTACCGACCGGACAACTTCAAAAAGCTCCCTGGCCAGCTTGGCCATGCCTACAACCGCCTTGTTCGCCGCGATCGTAAAACCGGCGCGTTAAGTCTGCGTATGCGGATCAGCCGCCACCCGTACTTCGTGCAGCTGCGTGAGCAGGCCGGCCGGAAGCGTGACTTCCGCCCGGAGCGGGAGAATCTGCTTGATGCCATCGTGCCGCTTATGGTCAGCACCGTTGACCGGGCAACCCATATAGACACTATCAACCTCAGCAAAATGGCGTGGCAGCTCAGCGAAAAAGACAGCGAAGGGAACGTGATCCGGAAGGTGACGGTTCCGCGGGTTTGCCGGCTGCTGCAGCACATGATGGAGTACGGGTTACTGGTGCTGCCTGAAGGTGTCACATGGGACCCGTTTAACCGCAAGTGGTTCCCCAAGCATGTCGTGCTGACGGAACGGCTCTGGAAGATAATCGGCGTTGATCTCGATAAACTGTATGCGGAGCAGGCCGAACAGGTCGCCGCTGAAGCGGCAGGATGGATAACCCGCGATGAGCATGGCCAGGCGGAAGAAATCTCTGTCAAAGCGGCGCGCCGGCGCTGGTATGAGAACATGATGCACGCCACGCTGGTTCGCCGGCGTGAAGCCGCCCTGAAGGGGAAGCGCGAGAAGAAGCTGAAAGCGCTGGCAGAAAAGCCCTTTGACGACCGTGTATATGCCATGTCCGTTCATCTGATGCGGACGCTGCCGAAAGACGAACTGCACGCGCTGTCGCCTGAACAGTTCACGCAGCGCGTATTCAGCCACCTTTATCAGCTCGATCTGGGGCTGGAGAGGGAAGCAGGCCCCCCTGCTTATCACTGATTTTATCCCCCTGTAATTTTCTAACCGCCGCCTGGCGGTTTTCGTGCTGGCCAGCCGGCGCGACCTGCTCAAATTTCCTCCAGTTTTAACGTGTGGCCATCGTGATTTTTTGACCTTCTGGCGCCGCCGGTGGATAACCGGCAGTGAAATCACCTCTATCCACAGTTATCCGCAAAGGAGGAAATAAAGTGACCTGCAATCGTGGTCAAAGCAAGCTGCAATACACTCTTAACTTCTTTAAAAAGATGTTTATTCAATAAAAGAGATCACTGTTATTCAGGCGCAATTTTCTGTGGATTATGGGAATATGCCTGGCCTTTCAGCGCCGCTACGCGGCACGACGGCCAGAATGGTCGCTATGCTCCCAGGTTAGCACCCGGCAAATGCCGGGCAGGGTGTCCAGCAGAAACCTCCAGGGCAGATTCTTCTTTGCCCCACCGTGCTTTTCCCCGCCGAGCCAACGGCTCGGCAGAAAAAAGCATGATGGATGATGTAACTAAGAACACCCCCGTAAGACGGCAGGGCTGCGACACGCACCCCTGACGTCAACGCTACTACCCACGCGGGCGGTGTGCCGCTAACGTCACACCGCCCGCTCGCAGTAGCCAGGGGGTAATGTGGCCACAGCGTCACCTGCAGGGCAGTCTGGCAGGTAAATCGCCTGCCATATCGTGCAATGCCTTTCAGGCAATCAACGCCAGTTTCAGCTGTGAGTTTTAAAATTAACAGGGAAAAGAGGATCGATTTAGCCGCGGTTATCCACGTCAGCCGCTCGCAGGCGCGTTAAACAGGGTGAAGACAGGGGAATGTTGCTCTTTTTGCAGTGAAGGGGTCAGTTTGGATATAGAGAATTATTGTACGGTAAGCCTGTTTTTTGAACAGACTTACCTATAGGGGGTCGTCTCAGAAAACGGAATCTATGGTCACTCCCGTTTTTGCAACACCGATTTTGACGACAAGTTGGCTTGCTTGAATCTATCCGGCGTCTGAATGGGATTTTATTCCCGCGCCTTGATGAGTTCCGCGCCTGATGAACCTCCAGAAAATATACGGCTTCAATGAGCCTTTCCGTTTTACAGGTTCCTCAACAGGCCGGTGGGCCGTTAGTATCATCAATATCAGTATTCGCAAAACCAGATCAGTAATTCTTTAAACCGGTGTATTTCTGCCGTTATGCTACATAAGTTTGCTGTCGTGCCGTTAGGGCCCAGGCTATTCTGGCCAGCTTGTTTGCCAGAGCACAAGTGACGACAAAGTTGCTTTTCCGGCACAGTAAATCCCTGACCCAATCGGCCAATTTGCCAGACTGGTGTTCCAGTTTTTGTATGAATACCCTGGCACATTGAACCAACAAAGTTCGGATCTTTTTATTACCTCGCTTACTAATTCCCAGCAATGTCGTCCTACCTCCCGTGCTGTACTGCCGAGGTACAAGCCCTGTTGCCGCCGCAAAGTCACGGCTGCTGGCGTACTGCTTCCCGTCGCCAATCTCAGTTGAAATAGTACTCGCTGTCAGTGTTCCGACGCAGGGAATGCTCAGCAAGCGCTGTCCAACCTCATCTTCGTCCAACTTTCGTTTCAACTGGGATTCCAAATCTTTAATCTGCTCAACAAGATAGTGATAATGCTGTTGTAATTTCAGCAATAACTGGCTGAGGTAAAGAGGCAAACTATTATCCTCAAGAATGGTACTCAGTCGACTAAGGGGTTTGAGGTCCAACCGTACGAAAACGTACGGTAAGAGGAAAATTATCGTCTGAAAAATCGATTAGTAGACAAGAAAGTCCGTTAAGTGCCAATTTTCGATTAAAAAGACACCGTTTTGATGGCGTTTTCCAATGTACATTATGTTTCGATATATCAGACAGTTACTTCACTAACGTACGTTTTCGTTCTATTGGCCTTCAGACCCCAATAACGACCCGGCCAAGATAAATCGCATGACGGCCTTTTTGGCCGGGGGTAGCATGACCGGACACTTTGCGTATACCCAAATTAACCGGAGGTGATGTGTTTGAAGGTACAGATTGGTTTGACTATCTGATTGTCGTTTTCAGAAGACGGCTGCACTGAACGTCAGAAGCCGACTGCACTATAGCAGCGGAGGGGTTGGATCCATCAGGCAACGACGGGCTGCTGCCGGCCATCAGCGGACGCAGGGAGGACTTTCCGCAACCGGCCGTTCGATGCGGCACCGATGGCCTTCGCGCAGGGGTAGTGAATCCGCCAGGATTGACTTGCGCTGCCCTACCTCTCACTAGTGAGGGGCGGCAGCGCATCAAGCGGTGAGCGCACTCCGGCACCGCCAACTTTCAGCACATGCGTGTAAATCATCGTCGTAGAGACGTCGGAATGGCCGAGCAGATCCTGCACGGTTCGAATGTCGTAACCGCTGCGGAGCAAGGCCGTCGCGAACGAGTGGCGGAGGGTGTGCGGTGTGGCGGGCTTCGTGATGCCTGCTTGTTCTACGGCACGTTTGAAGGCGCGCTGAAAGGTCTGGTCATACATGTGATGGCGACGCACGACACCGCTCCGTGGATCGGTCGAATGCGTGTGCTGCGCAAAAACCCAGAACCACGGCCAGGAATGCCCGGCGCGCGGATACTTCCGCTCAAGGGCGTCGGGAAGCGCAACGCCGCTGCGGCCCTCGGCCTGGTCCTTCAGCCACCATGCCCGTGCACGCGACAGCTGCTCGCGCAGGCTGGGTGCCAAGCTCTCGGGTAACATCAAGGCCCGATCCTTGGAGCCCTTGCCCTCCCGCACGATGATCGTGCCGTGATCGAAATCCAGATCCTTGACCCGCAGTTGCAAACCCTCACTGATCCGCATGCCCGTTCCATACAGAAGCTGGGCGAACAAACGATGCTCGCCTTCCAGAAAACCGAGGATGCGAACCACTTCATCCGGGGTCAGCACCACCGGCAAGCGCCGCGACGGCCGAGGTCTTCCGATCTCCTGAAGCCAGGGCAGATCCGTGCACAGCACCTTGCCGTAGAAGAACAGCAAGGCCGCCAATGCCTGACGATGCGTGGAGACCGAAACCTTGCGCTCGTTCGCCAGCCAGGACAGAAATGCCTCGACTTCGCTGCTGCCCAAGGTTGCCGGGTGACGCACACCGTGGAAACGGATGAAGGCACGAACCCAGTGGACATAAGCCTGTTCGGTTCGTAAACTGTAATGCAAGTAGCGTATGCGCTCACGCAACTGGTCCAGAACCTTGACCGAACGCAGCGGTGGTAACGGCGCAGTGGCGGTTTTCATGGCTTGTTATGACTGTTTTTTTGGGGTACAGTCTATGCCTCGGGCATCCAAGCAGCAAGCGCGTTACGCCGTGGGTCGATGTTTGATGTTATGGAGCAGCAACGATGTTACGCAGCAGGGCAGTCGCCCTAAAACAAAGTTAGGCCGCATGGACACAACGCAGGTCACATTGATACACAAAATTCTAGCTGCGGCAGATGAGCGAAATCTGCCGCTCTGGATCGGTGGGGGCTGGGCGATCGATGCACGGCTAGGGCGTGTAACACGCAAGCACGATGATATTGATCTGACGTTTCCCGGCGAGAGGCGCGGCGAGCTCGAGGCAATAGTTGAAATGCTCGGCGGGCGCGTCATGGAGGAGTTGGACTATGGATTCTTAGCGGAGATCGGGGATGAGTTACTTGACTGCGAACCTGCTTGGTGGGCAGACGAAGCGTATGAAATCGCGGAGGCTCCGCAGGGCTCGTGCCCAGAGGCGGCTGAGGGCGTCATCGCCGGGCGGCCAGTCCGTTGTAACAGCTGGGAGGCGATCATCTGGGATTACTTTTACTATGCCGATGAAGTACCACCAGTGGACTGGCCTACAAAGCACATAGAGTCCTACAGGCTCGCATGCACCTCACTCGGGGCGGAAAAGGTTGAGGTCTTGCGTGCCGCTTTCAGGTCGCGATATGCGGCCTAACAATTCGTCCAAGCCGACGCCGCTTCGCGGCGCGGCTTAACTCAGGTGTTAGCTTGACGCTCCGCGCAGGAAAGAGAAAATGGATAAACTTCCAAATTTCATATTTGAAAACTATAGTGACTTAAAAAGGCTTTGTTGAATAAATCAGATTTCGGGTAAGTCTCCCCCGTAGCGGGTTGTGTTTTCAGGCAATACGCACGCTTTCAGGCATACCTGCTTTCGTCATTTTGTTCAGCGCTCGTACCAGGGCCATAGCCTCCGCAACCTGACCATCGTAGTCACGCAGCGTCAGTGAACCCCCGAACAGCTGTTTTACCCGGTACATCGCCGTTTCCGCTATCGAGCGACGGTTGTAATCTGTTGTCCATTTCCACCGCGCATTACTCCCGGTCATTCGCTGATTAGCCACTGCACGGTTACGGTCTGCATATTCACCGGGCCAGTAACCCGCACCTTTTCGGGGAGGGATAAGCGCGCTGATTTTCTTACGCCGCAGTTCATCGTGACAGAGCCGGGTGTCGTAAGCGCCGTCTGCCGATGCTGCCCTGATTTTTCTGTGAGTCTGCCGGATAAGACCCGGGAAGGCTTCTGAGTCCGTCACATTGTTCAGCGACAGGTCTGCACAGATGATTTCATGTGTGTTGCTGTCAACTGCCAGATGCAGCTTACGCCAGATACGGCGGCGTTCCTGGCCATGCTTTTTGACTTTCCACTCGCCTTCACCGAAGACCTTCAGCCCGGTGGAATCAATCACCAGATGCGCGATTTCACCCCGGGTGAACGTTTTGAAACTGACATTAACCGACTTTGCGCGCTTGCTGACACTGGTGTAATCCGGGCAGCGCAACGGAACATTCATCAGTGTAAAAATGGAATCAATAAAACCCTGTGCAGCCCGCAGGGTCAGCCTGAATACGCGTTTAATGACCAGCACAGTCGTGATGGCAAGGTCAGAATAGCGCTGAGGTCTGCCTCGTGATGAAGGCGTTGCCGACTCATACCAGGCCTGAATAGCTTCATCATCCAGCCAGAAAGTTATGGAGCCACGGTTGATGAGGGCTTTATTGTAGGTGGGCCAGTTGGTGATTTTGAACTTTTGCTTTGCCACGGAACGGTCTGCGTTGTCGGGAAGATGTGTGATCTGATCCTTCAACTCAGCAAAAGTTCGATTTATTCAACAAAGCCATTGTGAATCAGCAAAACGCCGGGTTATTCTTATTTGTCGCTTCTTTACTCGCCTTTATCGGCCCTCACTCAAGGATGTATTGTGGTTATGCGTTATTTTCGCCTGTGTATTATCTCCCTGTTAGCCACCCTGCCGCTGGCGGTACACGCCAGCCCGCAGCCGCTTGAGCAAATTAAACTAAGCGAAAGCCAGCTGTCGGGCAGCGTAGGCATGATAGAAATGGATCTGGCCAGCGGCCGCACGCTGACCGCCTGGCGCGCCGATGAACGCTTTCCCATGATGAGCACCTTTAAAGTAGTGCTCTGCGGCGCAGTGCTGGCGCGGGTGGATGCCGGTGACGAACAGCTGGAGCGAAAGATCCACTATCGCCAGCAGGATCTGGTGGACTACTCGCCGGTCAGCGAAAAACACCTTGCCGACGGCATGACGGTCGGCGAACTCTGTGCCGCCGCCATTACCATGAGCGATAACAGCGCCGCCAATCTGCTGCTGGCCACCGTCGGCGGCCCCGCAGGATTGACTGCCTTTTTGCGCCAGATCGGCGACAACGTCACCCGCCTTGACCGCTGGGAAACGGAACTGAATGAGGCGCTTCCCGGCGACGCCCGCGACACCACTACCCCGGCCAGCATGGCCGCGACCCTGCGCAAGCTGCTGACCAGCCAGCGTCTGAGCGCCCGTTCGCAACGGCAGCTGCTGCAGTGGATGGTGGACGATCGGGTCGCCGGACCGTTGATCCGCTCCGTGCTGCCGGCGGGCTGGTTTATCGCCGATAAGACCGGAGCTAGCAAACGGGGTGCGCGCGGGATTGTCGCCCTGCTTGGCCCGAATAACAAAGCAGAGCGGATTGTGGTGATTTATCTGCGGGATACGCCGGCGAGCATGGCCGAGCGAAATCAGCAAATCGCCGGGATCGGCGCGGCGCTGATCGAGCACTGGCAACGCTAACCCGGCGGTGGCCGCGCGCGTTATCCGGCTCGTAGCACCTCGCAGGCGTGCCGGGCGATATGACTGGCGGCGGCATCGGAGAGATGCCGGTCGGTAATGATGGTGGTGAACCGGGTCAAAGGTAACGCCATAAACGTGGCCACCTGATTGTATTTCGAACTGTCGCACAGCAGGATGCTTCTCGCGCTGACCTGGCTGACGGTCTCCTTGACGGTAACCTTGTTCTCATCAGGGGTGAATATCCCGCGACTGTCCCAGCCGCTGGCGGAGATAAAGGCCGTATCGATAGCCAGGTGGCGTAACGTACGCGCCGCCGATTCGCCCACGCAGGAGCGGTTCTCCCGGCACAGAGTGCCGCCGGTGTGGATCACGCCGCACTGACTGGCATCGATCAGCAGCTGGGTTATCTCAAAATCATTGGTGACCACCTGGAGATCGTTCCGGTCGAGGATCGCCCGCGCCAGCGCCAGGGTGGTAGTCCCGGCATCCAGATAGATGCAACTGTTTTTAGCGATATGACTCGCCGCCAGCGCGCCGATCGCCTGTTTCTCCTCACTCTGCAGCGTGCTTTTCACCAGATGACTGGGTTCCGCGGCCAGCCGGCTGACGGCGCGTACGCCGCCCGAGACGCTGACCAGCAGCCCCTGCTCCTCCAGTTTACTGACGTCCCGACGGATGGTCATATGGGACACGCCGAGGATCTCCGTCAGCTCGTTAATGCTTACCGCCCCACGCTGCTCCACCAGGGCTAAAATACGCTGATGTCGTTCTATTGGAATCACCGCTCTCCCCTTACCATTTTTTCACACCAGGCGTCACCACCCAGGCTACGGCCCTGGCGACACCCGGTGTTGTTGGGGTCGGTTCCGGCTGAGGGCGAAATGACACCCTTATGGGCCCGCTTACGGCAAGGATCAGCGGGTTTACGTTCAAGAAGCAGATTATGCGTTCTCATAATGCGATACACCCGCTTTGCATTAACCACAGGCAGGCCGTCCCGCTCCGACTCCCGTCGCAGCAGCGCCCACACACGGCGATAACCATACGTCGGCAGGTCAGCCACCGCCATGTTTATCCGGGACAATACGGTGGTATCGTCAGAACGGGGCTGCCGTCTGCGATCCTGTCAGTCAGATGGCCGGTGAACCCGAATGCTCAACTGCGCACGCGACACGCCAAGACTTCTGCAAACGTCGCTTATTCGTCGTTCCCAGGCAACGAGGGCGCATGCGCAATCCATTTTTTTGCCCGGCCGAACTCCACGGCCTCTTTGAGTATCTCGGCTTCCATCGTCTTTTTGCCCAGAAGGCGCTGGAGTTCGCGAATTTGCTTATTGGCGGCAGCGAGTTCGGAGGCCGGCACCACTTCCTCGCCCGATGCAACAGCCGTCAGTGAACCGTCTTAATATTGCTTGCGCCATTTGAATATCTGGTTTGCATTGATGCCATGCAGGCGCGCGACATGAGACACGGTCATACCGGGCTCCATAGTCTGCTGAATAATGGCAATTTTTTCCTGCGGTGTACGACGCCGACGCCGCTCAGGTCCTGATAACACTCCAACCATCTTATCGTTCTGACTGGTATTAAACATAGTTCCAAGACTACCTCTTATTTTAAGAGAGTCGAAGTGTCTGGTGATCTATGGGGCCAGTCTAGCCCTCTTCCAAGTGTAGGGAGATATAGTCAAAGTTTGCTTCTCCGCCGATGAGTCCGCCCTGCGTCGGATAGTCCGATTTTTTACCGGCGAAGCACGGCTCTCCTAACCCTATCTAAAGCGAATAACTTTTTTCAACAGGGCCGCGTGCCAATGCAAGAGCGATAGGCGCTCTACGCGCCAATTTGACCACTTAAAACAGGTAAATTGAGGGGTTGTAATGTGTTGATGTAACAGGCTTTTATTTTAATGTCTTGGCATATGTATAATGGTAGTCTAGCCCTCCTTTCAACAAGGAGTACTCATGGAAACCTACAATCATACATATCGGCACCACAACTTTTCACATAAAGACTTAAGTGATCTCACCTTCACCGCTTGCACATTCATTCGCAGCGACTTTCGACGTGCTAACTTGCGTGATACGACATTCGTCAACTGCAAGTTCATTGAACAGGGTGATATCGAAGGCTGCCACTTTGATGTCGCAGATCTTCGTGATGCAAGTTTCCAACAATGCCAACTTGCGATGGCAAACTTCAGTAATGCCAATTGCTACGGTATAGAGTTCCGTGCGTGTGATTTAAAAGGTGCCAACTTTTCCCGAACAAACTTTGCCCATCAAGTGAGTAATCGTATGTACTTTTGCTCAGCATTTATTTCTGGATGTAATCTTTCCTATGCCAATATGGAGAGGGTTTGTTTAGAAAAATGTGAGTTGTTTGAAAATCGCTGGATAGGAACGAACCTAGCGGGTGCATCACTGAAAGAGTCAGACTTAAGTCGAGGTGTTTTTTCCGAAGATGTCTGGGGGCAATTTAGCCTACAGGGTGCCAATTTATGCCACGCCGAACTCGACGGTTTAGATCCCCGCAAAGTCGATACATCAGGTATCAAAATTGCAGCCTGGCAGCAAGAACTGATTCTCGAAGCACTGGGTATTGTTGTTTATCCTGACTAATTGCTTTGATGTGTGATTTTAAACGCTCAAATTTATAAAACGAATAATATTGTCAACCTTGCAATAATAGACATAGGGACAACCATGTATAAATTTTTACCCTCAGGCGTCTTCACAATAGAGCCATATAGCAGTGGGTCACTTAGTGGGCTTAATTTTTCCATTAAAGATAATATTAATATTGCTCAGTATAAAACATCATATGGTAGCCCATCTTGGCAAGTAAACATAAGGCTGCCATTTATAAGGCACTGTTGCAAAAATGTGGAGGTGATAGGGGTACTACGCCGGAACCCCAGATTTTTCCGTCCGTTCAAATTATCCACGGTTGAACAGCTTGATCCCGTCCGCCCGCAGTTGACCAACAGGGGAAATATGCCTGTACAAAGTTTGCCGGGTTATCCCAAGTTCCTGGCATAGCGTACTGACCTTTGTTTCTGATTGTCCCATTGATGCCATTGCCAGTCGCAGTTTGACTGGCGTCATTTTATAAGGTCGGCCGCCGTTCCGCCCACGGGCTCTTGCTGATGCCAGACCTGCAGTCGTTCTTTCAGCAATCAGTTCGCGCTCAAACTCCGCCAGTGCGGCAAAGATACCGAAGACAAGCTTGCCAGCGGCCGTTGTTGTGTCGATAGTCGCCCCGTGACCGGTCAGCACTTTCAGACCGGTCCCCCTCGCGGTCAGGTCGTGCACTGTATTAATGAGATGACGAAGATCACGACCGAGGCGGTCCAGCTTCCATACGACCAGCGTGTCTCCGGGTCGTAGTGCTTTCAGACAGGCTGTAAGTCCAGGACGCTCTTCTCGTTTGCCCGATGCCCGGTCCTCATAAAAATGTGCGGCATCAACACCTGCGGCGATCAGTGCATCACGTTGTAAATCATTCGTCTGCGAACCATCCGCTTTTGACATCCGAATATATCCGATGAACATATTTCCTCTGTCACATATACGTTCGATTATGTGACATTCTGATTTGGGTACCATAATCTGTCAACGGTAGTCACATTACCCGTAATTTAAATTATGACACGTAAAGGTTCTATGTTAATGATAATGTGACAAGCGCGTTTAAATAGGCATAAGGATCAGAGATGCCTACTAAAAATAAGCTCCTCAGTATTCTTTCGGACGCCGAGCAGGAAGCGCTCTATGGTCTACCTGATTTCGATGATGCACAGCGGCTGGAGTTTCTGGCGCTGAATGAATATGAACTGGCGCTGGCCTGCAGTCGCCGGGGGCTTCACGCTCAAATTTATTGCATCATCCAGATCGGAGAGCATGAAAAACCTCGGGGCAGCCATCGAATGATGCCATCTACAGGGGTTAAAATAACCACCATCATTTCATAACAATACCTGCTGACTATGAAGATCTACGTCATCAAAATAGCAGTTCATGGAGTCAGTCCGATGGTCTGGCGTCGGCTGAGAATTGCTGCCGACACGTCACTGGCCGCGCTTCACTTCATTTTCCAGATAGTGCAGGGCTGGGGGGACGACCATCTCCATCAATTTCACATTTATGGCAAAGATTACGGTATCTCCTACGAAGGAGGCATCGGTTTTGTCGATAATCCGTTCCGGGTCGTGATTGATGATTTTGCTTTTGATGCTGGCGATCGCTTTACCTATGAATACAATTTCTTTGAGCACTGGCTTCATGACATTCGTGTTGAGGCCATTTATGAAAACTCTACGCTGAAAGCGCCGTTTTGTATAAGCGGCCATGGTATGCCCGGAGCCACAGCTGCGGATGAGTTCGATAAAACCCTGGCGTTTCTTGAAGCTATCGTTAATGCGGATGATGAAACAACGGTCGGCGAGATCCGCCCTTTTGCTGACGACCTGGATGCTGTCAGGTTCAACCGCCACAAAATCAACCGGCAACTGAGCAGGCTCGACCTTGCATCTCCGGTACTGGAGCCTGAAGTTATCTGGCTGGGCCGTCGTCGCTGACTGATGTCTATAAAGGTATACGTTTTCAGCATGCCTCTCAGATCCCCGAAAAAATGTCTATAAACCTCCCTAAATCAGTGTTTATGGATTATTCTTTAAATCTCTATGATGTTTAAAGACCTTCCGGAGGTTTTGCGTGCAATATGCCTACATCAGGGTAAGCTCGGCCGATCAGAATACGGCCCGTCAGGAAGAGGCATTGTCAAAGGCGGGTTTTCAGCCTGATAAAATTTGTGTTGAGCATGCCAGCGCGAAGGACACAAACCGCCCGGGGTTACAGGAACTCCTGGGGCAATTACGCCCTGGTGATACGCTTCTGGTTCATTCCATCGATCGCCTTTGCCGGAATATGTCGGATATGTGCGCTGTCACCACCCGGCTTCGTGACCAGGGCGTTACCCTTATTTTTCTGAAAGAGCAGCTGACGTTCAGCGCCGGCACAAACAATCCGATGCAGGAACTGCAGCTGCACATGATGTCGGCATTCAGCCAGTTTGAACGAGCCTTACTGAAGGAAAGGCAGGCCGACGGCATCGCCGCGAAAAAAGCACGGGGTGAAAAAACAGGGCGCCCCGGCGCCGATATCAAAAAGATCCAGGAAATTGACGCACTCAGAAGCAGAGGGGTCAGGCTCAGGATCGCCTGCGACCATGCGGGCCTTGGCGTTTCCACATATTATAAGCTTCGTCACCAGATGAACAACCAGTAGCCGGGAGATAGTCATCCACCACAGCAGGAGGCAATGATGCAACTGACGCTCCAGATAGTCATCACCGATGAATCAGGCTCCAGTCGAACGGAGGAACTGATGACAATCCAGAAATCAGGGGAGACCCGGAACGACATCGGATTATCGGTGTCAGAATCCAAGCTGTTGCTGAATACGGTCCAGCAGTCGGTGGTCCAGCTGCAGGCAGACGAATATACTCAACACCATATCCGGTGCCCTCACTGCCTTGCTGCGCGCAGAATCAAAGGCAAACAGAAAATACGGTACCGGACGCTGTTTGGCGTTAT
Coding sequences:
- the intI1 gene encoding class 1 integron integrase IntI1 → MKTATAPLPPLRSVKVLDQLRERIRYLHYSLRTEQAYVHWVRAFIRFHGVRHPATLGSSEVEAFLSWLANERKVSVSTHRQALAALLFFYGKVLCTDLPWLQEIGRPRPSRRLPVVLTPDEVVRILGFLEGEHRLFAQLLYGTGMRISEGLQLRVKDLDFDHGTIIVREGKGSKDRALMLPESLAPSLREQLSRARAWWLKDQAEGRSGVALPDALERKYPRAGHSWPWFWVFAQHTHSTDPRSGVVRRHHMYDQTFQRAFKRAVEQAGITKPATPHTLRHSFATALLRSGYDIRTVQDLLGHSDVSTTMIYTHVLKVGGAGVRSPLDALPPLTSER
- the aadB gene encoding aminoglycoside nucleotidyltransferase ANT(2'')-Ia; the encoded protein is MDTTQVTLIHKILAAADERNLPLWIGGGWAIDARLGRVTRKHDDIDLTFPGERRGELEAIVEMLGGRVMEELDYGFLAEIGDELLDCEPAWWADEAYEIAEAPQGSCPEAAEGVIAGRPVRCNSWEAIIWDYFYYADEVPPVDWPTKHIESYRLACTSLGAEKVEVLRAAFRSRYAA
- a CDS encoding IS5-like element IS903B family transposase; protein product: MKDQITHLPDNADRSVAKQKFKITNWPTYNKALINRGSITFWLDDEAIQAWYESATPSSRGRPQRYSDLAITTVLVIKRVFRLTLRAAQGFIDSIFTLMNVPLRCPDYTSVSKRAKSVNVSFKTFTRGEIAHLVIDSTGLKVFGEGEWKVKKHGQERRRIWRKLHLAVDSNTHEIICADLSLNNVTDSEAFPGLIRQTHRKIRAASADGAYDTRLCHDELRRKKISALIPPRKGAGYWPGEYADRNRAVANQRMTGSNARWKWTTDYNRRSIAETAMYRVKQLFGGSLTLRDYDGQVAEAMALVRALNKMTKAGMPESVRIA
- a CDS encoding extended-spectrum class A beta-lactamase SHV-7 gives rise to the protein MRYFRLCIISLLATLPLAVHASPQPLEQIKLSESQLSGSVGMIEMDLASGRTLTAWRADERFPMMSTFKVVLCGAVLARVDAGDEQLERKIHYRQQDLVDYSPVSEKHLADGMTVGELCAAAITMSDNSAANLLLATVGGPAGLTAFLRQIGDNVTRLDRWETELNEALPGDARDTTTPASMAATLRKLLTSQRLSARSQRQLLQWMVDDRVAGPLIRSVLPAGWFIADKTGASKRGARGIVALLGPNNKAERIVVIYLRDTPASMAERNQQIAGIGAALIEHWQR
- a CDS encoding DeoR/GlpR family DNA-binding transcription regulator encodes the protein MIPIERHQRILALVEQRGAVSINELTEILGVSHMTIRRDVSKLEEQGLLVSVSGGVRAVSRLAAEPSHLVKSTLQSEEKQAIGALAASHIAKNSCIYLDAGTTTLALARAILDRNDLQVVTNDFEITQLLIDASQCGVIHTGGTLCRENRSCVGESAARTLRHLAIDTAFISASGWDSRGIFTPDENKVTVKETVSQVSARSILLCDSSKYNQVATFMALPLTRFTTIITDRHLSDAAASHIARHACEVLRAG
- a CDS encoding quinolone resistance pentapeptide repeat protein QnrS1; this encodes METYNHTYRHHNFSHKDLSDLTFTACTFIRSDFRRANLRDTTFVNCKFIEQGDIEGCHFDVADLRDASFQQCQLAMANFSNANCYGIEFRACDLKGANFSRTNFAHQVSNRMYFCSAFISGCNLSYANMERVCLEKCELFENRWIGTNLAGASLKESDLSRGVFSEDVWGQFSLQGANLCHAELDGLDPRKVDTSGIKIAAWQQELILEALGIVVYPD
- a CDS encoding recombinase family protein; the protein is MFIGYIRMSKADGSQTNDLQRDALIAAGVDAAHFYEDRASGKREERPGLTACLKALRPGDTLVVWKLDRLGRDLRHLINTVHDLTARGTGLKVLTGHGATIDTTTAAGKLVFGIFAALAEFERELIAERTTAGLASARARGRNGGRPYKMTPVKLRLAMASMGQSETKVSTLCQELGITRQTLYRHISPVGQLRADGIKLFNRG
- a CDS encoding plasmid pRiA4b ORF-3 family protein, which codes for MKIYVIKIAVHGVSPMVWRRLRIAADTSLAALHFIFQIVQGWGDDHLHQFHIYGKDYGISYEGGIGFVDNPFRVVIDDFAFDAGDRFTYEYNFFEHWLHDIRVEAIYENSTLKAPFCISGHGMPGATAADEFDKTLAFLEAIVNADDETTVGEIRPFADDLDAVRFNRHKINRQLSRLDLASPVLEPEVIWLGRRR
- a CDS encoding recombinase family protein yields the protein MQYAYIRVSSADQNTARQEEALSKAGFQPDKICVEHASAKDTNRPGLQELLGQLRPGDTLLVHSIDRLCRNMSDMCAVTTRLRDQGVTLIFLKEQLTFSAGTNNPMQELQLHMMSAFSQFERALLKERQADGIAAKKARGEKTGRPGADIKKIQEIDALRSRGVRLRIACDHAGLGVSTYYKLRHQMNNQ